Proteins encoded in a region of the Methylobacterium radiotolerans JCM 2831 genome:
- the groL gene encoding chaperonin GroEL (60 kDa chaperone family; promotes refolding of misfolded polypeptides especially under stressful conditions; forms two stacked rings of heptamers to form a barrel-shaped 14mer; ends can be capped by GroES; misfolded proteins enter the barrel where they are refolded when GroES binds), producing MAAKDVRFSADARDKMLRGVDILADAVKVTLGPKGRNVVIEKSFGAPRITKDGVTVAKEIELADKFENMGAQMVREVASKTNDIAGDGTTTATVLAQAIVREGAKYVAAGINPMDLKRGIDLATQAAVKDIIARAKKVSTSDEVAQVGTISANGDKEIGEMIAHAMQKVGNEGVITVEEAKTAETELDVVEGMQFDRGYLSPYFITNAEKMVAELEDPYILIHEKKLSSLQAMLPVLEAVVQTGKPLLIIAEDIEGEALATLVVNKLRGGLKVAAVKAPGFGDRRKAMLEDIAILTKGQMIAEDLGIKLENVTLPMLGRAKRVRIEKENTTIIDGVGEKSDIEGRISQIKAQIEETTSDYDREKLQERLAKLAGGVAVIRVGGATEVEVKEKKDRVDDALNATRAAVEEGIVPGGGTALLRAKKAVAELKSDIPDVQAGIKIVLKALEAPLRQIAQNAGVEGSIVVGKITDNTSSETFGFNAQTEEYVDMIQAGIVDPAKVVRTALQDAASVAGLLVTTEAMVADAPKKDSPAPAMPGGGMGGMDF from the coding sequence ATGGCAGCGAAAGACGTTCGTTTCTCCGCCGACGCCCGCGATAAGATGCTGCGCGGCGTCGACATCCTCGCGGATGCGGTGAAGGTGACGCTGGGCCCGAAGGGCCGCAACGTCGTGATCGAGAAGAGCTTCGGCGCCCCGCGCATCACCAAGGACGGTGTGACGGTCGCCAAGGAGATCGAGCTCGCCGACAAGTTCGAGAACATGGGCGCCCAGATGGTGCGCGAAGTGGCCTCGAAGACCAACGACATCGCGGGTGACGGCACCACCACCGCGACCGTGCTGGCCCAGGCCATCGTCCGCGAGGGCGCCAAGTACGTCGCCGCCGGCATCAACCCGATGGACCTGAAGCGCGGCATCGACCTCGCCACCCAGGCCGCCGTCAAGGACATCATCGCGCGCGCCAAGAAGGTCTCGACCTCCGACGAGGTCGCCCAGGTCGGCACGATCTCCGCCAACGGCGACAAGGAGATCGGCGAGATGATCGCCCACGCCATGCAGAAGGTGGGCAACGAGGGCGTGATCACGGTCGAGGAGGCCAAGACGGCCGAGACCGAGCTCGACGTCGTCGAGGGCATGCAGTTCGACCGCGGCTACCTCTCCCCGTACTTCATCACGAACGCGGAGAAGATGGTCGCCGAGCTCGAGGACCCCTACATCCTCATCCACGAGAAGAAGCTCTCTTCGCTCCAGGCCATGCTGCCGGTGCTCGAGGCCGTTGTTCAGACCGGCAAGCCGCTCCTGATCATCGCCGAGGACATCGAGGGCGAGGCGCTCGCCACGCTCGTCGTCAACAAGCTCCGCGGCGGCCTCAAGGTCGCGGCCGTCAAGGCGCCGGGCTTCGGTGATCGCCGCAAGGCGATGCTCGAGGACATCGCGATCCTGACCAAGGGCCAGATGATCGCCGAGGATCTCGGCATCAAGCTCGAGAACGTGACGCTCCCCATGCTCGGCCGCGCCAAGCGCGTGCGTATCGAGAAGGAGAACACCACGATCATCGACGGCGTCGGCGAGAAGTCCGACATCGAGGGCCGCATCTCGCAGATCAAGGCGCAGATCGAGGAGACCACCTCGGACTACGACCGTGAGAAGCTGCAGGAGCGTCTGGCCAAGCTCGCGGGCGGCGTCGCGGTGATCCGCGTCGGCGGCGCGACCGAGGTCGAGGTGAAGGAGAAGAAGGACCGCGTCGACGACGCCCTCAACGCCACCCGCGCGGCGGTCGAGGAAGGCATCGTCCCCGGCGGCGGCACCGCGCTGCTGCGCGCCAAGAAGGCGGTCGCCGAGCTGAAGTCCGACATCCCGGACGTCCAGGCCGGCATCAAGATCGTCCTCAAGGCTCTCGAGGCCCCGCTCCGCCAGATCGCCCAGAACGCGGGCGTGGAAGGCTCGATCGTGGTCGGCAAGATCACCGACAACACCTCCTCGGAGACCTTCGGCTTCAACGCCCAGACCGAAGAGTACGTCGACATGATCCAGGCCGGCATCGTCGACCCGGCCAAGGTGGTGCGCACCGCTCTGCAGGACGCGGCTTCGGTCGCCGGCCTGCTGGTCACCACCGAGGCGATGGTCGCCGACGCGCCGAAGAAGGACAGCCCCGCTCCGGCCATGCCGGGCGGCGGCATGGGCGGCATGGACTTCTAA